A window of the Bos indicus x Bos taurus breed Angus x Brahman F1 hybrid chromosome X, Bos_hybrid_MaternalHap_v2.0, whole genome shotgun sequence genome harbors these coding sequences:
- the LOC113886972 gene encoding melanoma-associated antigen 10-like: MSALSKPEEDLQDPGKAQGPVEAQPLGAEVGEAASHLASYHPASSSIPVEALPQEILDEMMTNLMTFLLLKYRAKKLTSPAEMLNKVFRDNQEYFPVVFSQALEWLQVIFGVEVKEVDPTEHIYVMVPTLGLTCDEMLSDGQGLPKAGLLVLVLSMIMWSGDLAPAEVVWGALSRIGVYVGSEHCIFGEPRELLTQVWVREGYLEYRQVPDSDPARYEFLWGPRAYEETSKQQVMAFVLRVRQRPLRAFPLLSEEAAREEE, from the coding sequence ATGAGTGCGCTCAGCAAACCCGAGGAAGACCTTCAAGACCCAGGCAAGGCCCAGGGCCCTGTAGAGGCGCAGCCCTTGGGGGCTGAGGTGGGGGAGGCTGCATCCCACTTGGCCTCCTACCACCCAGCATCCTCCTCCATTCCTGTGGAGGCCTTGCCCCAAGAAATTCTGGATGAGATGATGACTAACCTTATGACGTTCCTGCTCCTCAAGTATCGAGCCAAGAAGCTGACCTCCCCAGCAGAAATGCTGAATAAGGTCTTCAGGGATAACCAGGAGTACTTCCCGGTGGTCTTCAGTCAAGCCTTAGAGTGGCTGCAGGTGATCTTTGGTGTGGAGGTGAAGGAGGTGGATCCCACAGAGCACATCTACGTCATGGTCCCGACACTGGGCCTCACCTGCGATGAGATGCTGAGCGATGGGCAGGGCCTGCCCAAGGCTGGCCTCCTGGTGCTGGTCCTCAGCATGATCATGTGGAGTGGAGACCTGGCCCCTGCAGAGGTGGTCTGGGGAGCACTCAGCAGGATCGGGGTGTATGTTGGGAGTGAGCACTGCATCTTTGGGGAGCCCAGGGAGCTGCTGACCCAAGTGTGGGTGCGGGAGGGGTACCTGGAGTACCGGCAGGTGCCTGACAGTGACCCTGCTCGCTATGAGTTCCTGTGGGGTCCCCGGGCCTATGAGGAGACCAGCAAACAGCAAGTCATGGCATTTGTGCTCAGGGTCAGACAAAGGCCTTTGAGGGCCTTCCCACTCCTGTCTGAAGAGGCTGCAAGGGAGGAGGAATAG